One region of Oreochromis aureus strain Israel breed Guangdong unplaced genomic scaffold, ZZ_aureus HiC_scaffold_124, whole genome shotgun sequence genomic DNA includes:
- the LOC120436754 gene encoding zinc-binding protein A33-like isoform X2 — translation MAEKLAIVEKFLSCHVCSETFRDPVSLSCNHSFCSSCLQKFWEQTKNNCVDEQRAVCPGCEFSLHQSHKVVPVEEAVSDLKKQLKSDLKSLKDKRNKYKQVEETYNEMIQHSKKQLLSTERQIRAEFNKLQQFLKEEEESRLAALKEEEEQKGRTISREMKMIEEQISSLSDSICAVEEELQKHSVPFLSSYKDTQSRARAQSSVSDPQLVSGALIDVAKHLGNLSFRVWEKMKEKVHFSPVILDPNTAKASLYLSDDLTSVRLGDTKQQLPDNPERNTYYPIVFGSEGFSSGKHSWEVEVGDHPDWNVGLAKESVDRKGELFTSPKYGIWCLRHKSGEYTNGVGQTVTVEKSLQRIRVQLDYDRGEVSFYDPEDMTHIYTHRDTFTEKLFPYFSIREAENAETSDIKICQTEI, via the exons ATGGCTGAGAAACTTGCAATCGTTGAAAAATTCCTGAGCTGCCACGTGTGTTCAGAGACTTTCAGAgatcctgtgtctctgagctgcaACCACAGCTTCTGTTCAAGCTGCCTGCAGAAATTCTGggaacaaactaaaaacaa CTGTGTGGACGAGCAGAGAGCTGTGTGTCCTGGCTGTGAGTTTTCTCTCCACCAGAGTCACAAAGTGGTTCCTGTAGAAGAAGCAGTCAGTGACCTGAAGAAGCAGCTGAAATCTGACTTAAAGTCCCTGAAGGACAAGAGGAACAAATACAAACAAGTGGAGGAAACTTACAATGAAATGATTCAACACTCTAAGAAGCAGCTGTTGTCCACAGAGAGGCAGATCAGAGCAGAGTTCAACAAGCTCCAGCAGTtcctgaaagaggaagaggagtccAGACTGGCAGCtctgaaggaggaagaggagcaaaaGGGGAGGACTATCAGCAGAGAGATGAAGATGATTGAGGAGCAGATCTCCTCTCTGTCAGACAGCATCTGTGCTGTTGAAgaagagctgcagaaacacagcgtGCCATTCCTCAGCAGTTATAAAGACACTCAGAGCAGAGCCAGAGCCCAGAGCTCAGTGTCAGATCCACAGCTGGTCTCAGGAGCACTGATAGATGTggccaaacacctgggcaacctgTCCTTCAGAGTGTgggagaagatgaaggagaaggTCCACTTCAGTCCTGTCAttctggacccaaacactgcAAAAGCCTCTCTCTATCTGTCTGATGATCTGACCAGTGTGAGACTTGGAGACACAAAGCAGCAGCTCCCTGATAATCCAGAGAGAAACACTTATTATCCCATTGTTTTTGGCTCTGAGGGTTTCAGctcagggaaacacagctgggaggtggaggtgggagACCATCCTGACTGGAATGTGGGTTTAGCTAAAGAGTCAGTTGACAGGAAGGGAGAGCTTTTTACTTCACCAAAATATGGAATCTGGTGTTTAAGGCATAAAAGTGGAGAATACACTAATGGTGTTGGTCAGACTGTAACAGTGGAGAAGAGTCTCCAGAGGATCAGAGTCCAGCTGGACTATGACAGGGGGGAGGTGTCCTTCTATGACCCTGAAGACATGACTCACATCTACACTCACAGAGACACTTTCACTGAGAAACTCTTCCCATATTTCAGCATTAGAGAGGCAGAAAATGCCGAAACCTCTGATATCAAAATCTGTCAGACTGAGATTTGA
- the LOC120436754 gene encoding nuclear factor 7, brain-like isoform X1, producing the protein MAEKLAIVEKFLSCHVCSETFRDPVSLSCNHSFCSSCLQKFWEQTKNKNCPICKRKSSKDYPSVNFALKELADSFTEGNKSGSSETEKAEKKLTVVCSKHETKSKLFCVDEQRAVCPGCEFSLHQSHKVVPVEEAVSDLKKQLKSDLKSLKDKRNKYKQVEETYNEMIQHSKKQLLSTERQIRAEFNKLQQFLKEEEESRLAALKEEEEQKGRTISREMKMIEEQISSLSDSICAVEEELQKHSVPFLSSYKDTQSRARAQSSVSDPQLVSGALIDVAKHLGNLSFRVWEKMKEKVHFSPVILDPNTAKASLYLSDDLTSVRLGDTKQQLPDNPERNTYYPIVFGSEGFSSGKHSWEVEVGDHPDWNVGLAKESVDRKGELFTSPKYGIWCLRHKSGEYTNGVGQTVTVEKSLQRIRVQLDYDRGEVSFYDPEDMTHIYTHRDTFTEKLFPYFSIREAENAETSDIKICQTEI; encoded by the coding sequence ATGGCTGAGAAACTTGCAATCGTTGAAAAATTCCTGAGCTGCCACGTGTGTTCAGAGACTTTCAGAgatcctgtgtctctgagctgcaACCACAGCTTCTGTTCAAGCTGCCTGCAGAAATTCTGggaacaaactaaaaacaaaaactgtcccatttgtaaaagaaaatcttCAAAGGACTATCCAAGTGTGAACTTTGCTCTGAAAGAACTTGCTGATTCATTTACTGAGGGAAATAAATCTGGATCATCTGAGACAGAAAAGGCAGAGAAGAAATTAACAGTGGTGTGCAGTAAACACGAGACAAAGTCTAAACTGTTCTGTGTGGACGAGCAGAGAGCTGTGTGTCCTGGCTGTGAGTTTTCTCTCCACCAGAGTCACAAAGTGGTTCCTGTAGAAGAAGCAGTCAGTGACCTGAAGAAGCAGCTGAAATCTGACTTAAAGTCCCTGAAGGACAAGAGGAACAAATACAAACAAGTGGAGGAAACTTACAATGAAATGATTCAACACTCTAAGAAGCAGCTGTTGTCCACAGAGAGGCAGATCAGAGCAGAGTTCAACAAGCTCCAGCAGTtcctgaaagaggaagaggagtccAGACTGGCAGCtctgaaggaggaagaggagcaaaaGGGGAGGACTATCAGCAGAGAGATGAAGATGATTGAGGAGCAGATCTCCTCTCTGTCAGACAGCATCTGTGCTGTTGAAgaagagctgcagaaacacagcgtGCCATTCCTCAGCAGTTATAAAGACACTCAGAGCAGAGCCAGAGCCCAGAGCTCAGTGTCAGATCCACAGCTGGTCTCAGGAGCACTGATAGATGTggccaaacacctgggcaacctgTCCTTCAGAGTGTgggagaagatgaaggagaaggTCCACTTCAGTCCTGTCAttctggacccaaacactgcAAAAGCCTCTCTCTATCTGTCTGATGATCTGACCAGTGTGAGACTTGGAGACACAAAGCAGCAGCTCCCTGATAATCCAGAGAGAAACACTTATTATCCCATTGTTTTTGGCTCTGAGGGTTTCAGctcagggaaacacagctgggaggtggaggtgggagACCATCCTGACTGGAATGTGGGTTTAGCTAAAGAGTCAGTTGACAGGAAGGGAGAGCTTTTTACTTCACCAAAATATGGAATCTGGTGTTTAAGGCATAAAAGTGGAGAATACACTAATGGTGTTGGTCAGACTGTAACAGTGGAGAAGAGTCTCCAGAGGATCAGAGTCCAGCTGGACTATGACAGGGGGGAGGTGTCCTTCTATGACCCTGAAGACATGACTCACATCTACACTCACAGAGACACTTTCACTGAGAAACTCTTCCCATATTTCAGCATTAGAGAGGCAGAAAATGCCGAAACCTCTGATATCAAAATCTGTCAGACTGAGATTTGA